From Paenibacillus graminis, a single genomic window includes:
- the pstB gene encoding phosphate ABC transporter ATP-binding protein PstB — MKSIIDIEKLDLYYESFHALKSVDLQVPEKQVTAFIGPSGCGKSTLLRTLNRMNDMIPGTRIEGKVNIGGKNIYSDEVEVESLRKQVGMVFQQPNPFPKSIYDNVAYGPRLHGIRGKAELDVLVEQSLRQSALWEEVKDFLKKSALSLSGGQQQRLCIARALAVQPDILLMDEATSALDPVSTLKIEELVQELRDKYTIVMVTHNMHQAARVSGRTVFFLNGVIVEAADTEMLFSNPKDSRTEDYISGRFG; from the coding sequence ATGAAATCCATCATTGACATAGAGAAGCTAGATCTCTACTATGAGTCATTTCACGCGCTGAAGAGCGTGGACCTGCAAGTTCCGGAGAAACAGGTGACTGCTTTTATCGGGCCCTCCGGCTGCGGAAAGTCCACTTTGCTGCGCACGCTTAACCGGATGAACGACATGATCCCGGGTACACGGATCGAAGGAAAGGTCAACATTGGCGGCAAAAATATTTACAGCGATGAGGTAGAAGTGGAAAGCCTGCGCAAGCAGGTGGGCATGGTGTTTCAGCAGCCGAATCCATTCCCCAAATCGATCTATGACAATGTGGCTTACGGGCCCCGCCTGCATGGAATCCGCGGCAAAGCCGAGCTGGATGTGCTGGTGGAACAAAGCCTGCGCCAATCGGCCCTGTGGGAGGAAGTCAAGGATTTTCTGAAGAAATCTGCTCTCAGCCTGTCAGGCGGCCAGCAGCAGCGTCTTTGTATTGCCCGTGCGCTCGCGGTTCAGCCGGATATTCTGCTGATGGACGAAGCGACTTCTGCACTCGACCCGGTTTCCACACTCAAAATCGAGGAACTGGTGCAGGAATTACGGGACAAGTATACGATTGTTATGGTCACACATAATATGCATCAGGCCGCACGGGTATCGGGCCGCACAGTATTTTTCCTGAACGGTGTGATTGTGGAGGCTGCGGATACCGAGATGCTGTTCTCGAATCCCAAAGACTCCCGCACCGAGGACTATATATCAGGACGTTTCGGCTGA
- the phoU gene encoding phosphate signaling complex protein PhoU, which produces MIRRKEFDKDLEELRSLLQQMGEHVTDALEGAILALQTLDTARAQEIVKADLRLNAMEDRIMEIGSRLIITQQPVAKDLRRIIVAFKISSDLERMGDLALDVAKVTMRVQGQQLIKPLVDIPRMAELVTGMITEAIQSYLDENTDLAYKMAQDDDQVDQLYSGMINELYAFMVEKPESLNQAMLLTLVGRYIERIADHATNIGESVVYLVTGKRPDLNQ; this is translated from the coding sequence ATGATTCGCAGAAAAGAATTCGATAAAGATTTGGAAGAGCTGCGCAGCCTGCTGCAACAGATGGGCGAGCATGTGACGGATGCGCTGGAAGGCGCAATACTGGCTCTGCAGACTCTGGATACTGCCCGTGCACAGGAGATTGTGAAAGCGGATTTGCGGCTGAATGCCATGGAAGACAGAATCATGGAAATTGGCTCGCGGCTTATTATCACCCAGCAGCCGGTAGCGAAGGACCTGCGCCGTATCATTGTGGCCTTCAAAATATCCAGCGATCTGGAGCGTATGGGTGATCTGGCGCTTGATGTGGCGAAGGTCACTATGCGCGTCCAGGGTCAGCAGCTCATTAAACCGCTTGTGGATATTCCGCGTATGGCAGAGCTTGTAACAGGAATGATAACGGAAGCGATCCAGTCCTATCTGGACGAGAATACCGATCTGGCCTACAAAATGGCTCAGGACGACGATCAGGTCGATCAATTGTATAGCGGTATGATCAATGAGCTGTATGCTTTTATGGTTGAAAAACCGGAATCCCTGAATCAGGCAATGCTGCTGACGCTGGTCGGCCGTTATATCGAGCGGATAGCCGACCATGCCACCAACATTGGTGAGAGTGTAGTCTACCTGGTAACCGGCAAACGTCCGGATCTGAATCAATAG
- the polA gene encoding DNA polymerase I: protein MDKLILIDGNNIIYRAFFAMPPLTNTAGQQTNAVYGFTTMLLRLIEEHKPTHMIVAFDAGKITFRHEGYEDYKGGRQKTPPELSEQFPMLKELLRNLGVPQFEIDGYEADDIIGSISREADEAGRQVMIVSGDKDMLQLASEHTTVALVRKGVTEVEMYGPQQIRDKYDLTPQQIIDLKGLMGDASDNIPGVPGVGEKTALKLLQQFGSVEGVLAGTDELKGKMKEKLEEHADSAIMSKKLATIYREVPLEHAWEDMVFTGIRSDTAGPALAKLEFKSLLERLSLNAYAPAGGNGEAGNETVEAAVLDITIVHEAELPDLIAALPDISALHVESNGENPHRAEVIGIGLSSPERHYFVPFEVLKSPAAVKLRDWLGDEKAPKSGYDLHRADLALHWQGIAFAGAANDVQLAAYLLDPTEANQNLYDLTAKYGLPRLSPDEEVFGKGAKYKIPELEILGNHVARKSATVLGIVQKQQQELTDTDMTGLFVDLEMPLSRILADMEKQGIAVNKEDLIDLGKEFEAQISKLVADIYAICGTEFNLNSPKQLGEILFVKLGLPVVKKTKTGYSTDAEVLEKLAPYHDAVRLILQYRTIAKLQSTYVEGLLKEISPDTGKVHTFYRQTIAATGRLSSQFPNLQNIPIRLEEGRKIRKIFVPSEPGWSILAADYSQIELRVLAHISGDERMKEAFVEDMDIHTKTAMDVFGVSADQVDSNMRRSAKAVNFGIVYGISDYGLSQNLNISRKEASQFIEQYFEVFKGVRRYMDEIVVEARKQGYVTTLLERRRYLPEINAKNFNLRSFAERTAMNTPIQGTAADIIKLAMVHMDKALYERGLRSRMLLQVHDELVFEVPEDELELMKTLLPEVMAGALKLSVPLKAEVSYGSNWYEAK, encoded by the coding sequence GTGGACAAGTTGATTCTTATAGATGGCAATAACATTATTTACCGCGCATTTTTTGCAATGCCGCCGCTGACGAATACCGCAGGGCAGCAGACGAACGCAGTGTATGGATTTACGACTATGCTGCTGCGGTTAATTGAAGAGCATAAGCCTACCCATATGATTGTTGCGTTTGATGCGGGGAAGATCACGTTCCGGCATGAGGGGTATGAAGACTATAAAGGCGGCCGCCAGAAGACGCCGCCTGAGCTCTCCGAACAATTCCCGATGCTGAAGGAGCTGCTGCGGAATCTGGGTGTGCCGCAGTTTGAAATTGACGGCTACGAAGCCGATGATATCATCGGCAGCATCTCCCGCGAGGCGGACGAGGCCGGACGGCAGGTCATGATCGTGTCCGGGGACAAGGATATGCTTCAGCTGGCTTCAGAGCATACTACGGTGGCTTTGGTGCGCAAAGGGGTTACCGAAGTCGAAATGTACGGACCCCAGCAGATCCGTGACAAGTATGATCTGACACCGCAGCAGATCATTGACCTTAAAGGTCTGATGGGCGATGCCAGCGACAATATCCCCGGTGTACCGGGCGTAGGTGAGAAAACAGCGCTGAAGCTGCTGCAGCAGTTCGGGTCGGTGGAGGGCGTATTGGCCGGAACGGATGAACTGAAGGGGAAGATGAAGGAGAAGCTCGAGGAGCATGCCGACAGTGCCATCATGAGCAAGAAGCTGGCAACGATTTACCGTGAGGTTCCACTGGAACACGCCTGGGAGGATATGGTCTTCACCGGAATCCGCAGCGATACTGCCGGTCCGGCGCTGGCTAAGCTGGAATTCAAATCCTTGCTGGAACGCCTGTCGCTGAACGCGTATGCTCCTGCAGGCGGGAACGGCGAAGCTGGCAACGAAACCGTGGAGGCTGCTGTGCTGGACATCACCATTGTCCACGAAGCAGAACTGCCGGACCTGATTGCCGCTTTGCCGGACATTTCTGCGCTGCATGTCGAGTCTAACGGCGAGAATCCGCACCGCGCTGAAGTGATCGGCATAGGCTTGTCCTCTCCAGAGCGGCACTACTTCGTGCCGTTTGAAGTACTTAAGAGTCCTGCAGCGGTGAAGCTGCGGGATTGGCTGGGAGATGAGAAGGCGCCGAAGAGCGGCTATGATCTGCACCGTGCAGATCTGGCGCTGCACTGGCAGGGGATTGCTTTTGCCGGAGCGGCTAATGATGTTCAACTGGCTGCATACCTGCTGGACCCGACGGAAGCCAACCAGAATCTGTACGACCTTACAGCCAAATATGGCCTGCCCCGCTTGTCTCCGGATGAAGAGGTGTTCGGCAAAGGCGCCAAATATAAAATACCTGAGCTTGAGATTCTGGGCAATCATGTCGCCCGCAAAAGCGCCACTGTGCTTGGCATCGTACAGAAGCAGCAGCAGGAGTTGACGGACACGGATATGACTGGCTTGTTCGTTGATCTGGAAATGCCGCTGTCGCGCATTCTGGCCGATATGGAGAAGCAGGGAATTGCCGTGAATAAAGAAGATTTGATCGACCTCGGCAAGGAATTTGAGGCGCAGATTTCTAAGCTCGTAGCGGATATTTATGCGATTTGCGGTACCGAGTTCAACCTCAACTCTCCGAAGCAGCTGGGGGAAATCCTGTTTGTGAAGCTGGGCCTTCCAGTGGTGAAGAAGACCAAAACAGGCTATTCCACGGATGCCGAGGTGCTGGAGAAGCTGGCTCCTTACCATGATGCAGTCCGGTTAATTCTGCAATACCGCACCATTGCCAAACTTCAGTCGACCTACGTGGAAGGCCTGCTCAAGGAAATTTCCCCGGATACCGGGAAGGTGCATACGTTCTACCGCCAGACCATTGCGGCAACCGGACGTCTCAGCAGCCAGTTTCCGAATTTGCAGAATATTCCGATCCGGCTGGAGGAAGGCCGCAAAATCCGCAAAATCTTTGTACCCTCCGAGCCCGGCTGGTCGATTCTGGCAGCGGATTATTCGCAGATTGAACTGCGGGTGCTGGCGCATATTTCCGGCGACGAGCGGATGAAGGAAGCTTTTGTGGAGGATATGGATATTCACACAAAGACTGCGATGGATGTATTCGGTGTCAGCGCCGATCAAGTGGACAGCAACATGCGCCGTTCTGCCAAAGCGGTCAACTTCGGGATTGTGTACGGCATCAGTGATTACGGCCTGTCGCAGAACCTGAATATTTCGCGTAAGGAAGCTTCGCAGTTCATTGAGCAGTATTTCGAAGTATTCAAGGGAGTACGCCGCTATATGGATGAGATTGTGGTGGAAGCACGCAAGCAGGGCTATGTCACTACATTGCTGGAGCGCCGCCGGTATTTGCCGGAGATCAACGCGAAGAACTTTAACTTGCGCTCTTTTGCCGAGCGGACAGCCATGAATACCCCGATCCAGGGAACGGCAGCGGATATTATTAAGCTGGCTATGGTCCACATGGACAAGGCGCTGTATGAACGCGGACTGAGAAGCCGGATGCTGCTGCAGGTGCATGATGAGCTGGTATTCGAGGTGCCGGAAGATGAGCTGGAGCTGATGAAAACACTGTTGCCGGAGGTTATGGCAGGCGCTTTGAAGCTTTCTGTACCGCTTAAGGCGGAGGTAAGTTATGGCAGCAACTGGTATGAAGCGAAATAG
- the mutM gene encoding DNA-formamidopyrimidine glycosylase → MPELPEVETVKRTLNALITGKQIQNVTVRLPRIIQRPDDIQAFANMLAGHTVVQVERRGKFLRFVLDGLVMVSHLRMEGRYGLYQGEEPLDKHTHVIFHFTDGTELRYTDVRQFGTMHLFQPGEDLLLPPLKKLGEEPLAPSFTPERFKAIVSGKSTKIKPLLLNQEYVVGIGNIYVDEALHRARIHPETGAKALTDSQLDLLHHAIVATLTEAVNAGGSSVKSYVNGQGESGSYQHQLLIYGRKDQPCASCGTLIEKSVVGGRGTHYCPRCQPQAKAEK, encoded by the coding sequence ATGCCGGAATTACCGGAAGTAGAAACGGTCAAAAGAACACTAAATGCCTTGATTACAGGCAAGCAGATACAGAACGTCACCGTCCGGCTGCCGCGGATCATTCAGCGCCCGGATGATATTCAGGCTTTTGCCAACATGCTGGCAGGCCATACAGTAGTGCAAGTGGAACGAAGAGGGAAGTTTTTACGGTTTGTGCTGGATGGTCTGGTGATGGTGTCCCATCTGCGGATGGAAGGCCGGTACGGCCTTTATCAGGGGGAGGAGCCGCTGGACAAGCATACCCATGTGATTTTCCATTTTACTGACGGCACGGAGCTGCGGTACACGGATGTGCGCCAGTTCGGCACCATGCATCTGTTCCAGCCGGGAGAGGATCTGTTGCTTCCGCCGCTGAAGAAGCTGGGGGAGGAGCCGCTGGCACCTTCTTTTACACCGGAACGGTTCAAGGCAATTGTCTCGGGAAAAAGCACCAAAATCAAACCGCTGCTGCTCAACCAGGAATATGTCGTCGGCATCGGCAATATCTATGTAGATGAGGCGCTGCACCGTGCCCGCATTCATCCGGAAACAGGCGCCAAAGCGCTTACCGACAGTCAGCTGGATCTGCTGCATCATGCAATTGTCGCAACCTTGACAGAGGCTGTAAATGCAGGAGGCTCCTCCGTCAAATCGTATGTCAACGGCCAGGGAGAGAGCGGAAGCTACCAGCATCAGCTGCTTATTTACGGACGCAAGGATCAGCCTTGTGCCAGCTGTGGAACACTGATCGAGAAGAGCGTGGTGGGAGGCAGAGGCACGCATTATTGTCCAAGATGCCAGCCGCAAGCCAAAGCCGAAAAGTAA
- a CDS encoding manganese efflux pump, which produces MLSPFFSLLLLAFALSLDGFGVGITYGLRKMKIPLLSILIISLCSGIVIGVSMQVGVLLAKVVSPHAASSIGAVILVLMGCWSLFQMLTQKEKDHDGESPEALHGRAGHDARLETAASFTKIGAAAEMPLAEEGKSQKSAVFSLELRHLGVVIQILRTPSSADMDASGSISPAEAMVLGIALSLDAFGAGLGAALLGFSPVSTSLMIALFSGTFLLLGMKTGLKLSGSYWMKHAAALPALLLIAMGIMKLL; this is translated from the coding sequence GTGCTCAGCCCATTTTTTTCACTGCTGCTGCTAGCGTTTGCCCTGAGTTTGGACGGTTTTGGTGTTGGTATTACATATGGGCTGCGAAAAATGAAAATTCCGCTGCTCTCGATCCTGATTATCTCGCTATGCTCGGGAATCGTCATTGGGGTCTCGATGCAGGTCGGTGTGCTGCTGGCCAAGGTGGTTTCTCCGCATGCCGCTTCCAGTATTGGAGCGGTTATTCTCGTCTTGATGGGCTGCTGGTCCTTATTTCAGATGCTTACGCAGAAGGAGAAAGATCATGACGGTGAAAGCCCAGAAGCACTGCACGGGCGGGCTGGCCACGACGCACGTCTGGAGACTGCTGCCAGTTTTACCAAGATTGGTGCGGCGGCGGAAATGCCCCTGGCAGAAGAGGGGAAATCTCAAAAGTCAGCGGTCTTCTCGCTGGAGCTGAGGCATCTGGGTGTAGTCATCCAGATTCTCCGTACCCCTTCATCCGCTGATATGGACGCCTCCGGCAGCATCTCCCCGGCGGAGGCGATGGTGCTCGGGATTGCATTGTCGCTGGATGCGTTCGGCGCGGGACTTGGAGCAGCCCTGCTCGGGTTCAGTCCGGTGTCCACATCGCTGATGATTGCCCTTTTCAGCGGCACCTTTTTGCTCCTGGGAATGAAGACAGGGCTGAAGCTGTCGGGAAGCTACTGGATGAAACATGCCGCTGCACTGCCTGCGTTATTATTAATTGCAATGGGAATAATGAAGCTGTTATGA
- the coaE gene encoding dephospho-CoA kinase (Dephospho-CoA kinase (CoaE) performs the final step in coenzyme A biosynthesis.): protein MIMGLTGGIASGKSTVSAMFVDKGARLVDADVIAREVMLPGHPVLAAAVQQFGEGILQPDGTLNRARLGEIVFNDSEARQKLNALTHPAIRREIKNRMHALEQEDPQRLILVDIPLLYESELDNLFQKITVVYVPRELQLARLMERNHLTPEQAEGRLQAQMDIEQKRSRANYVIDNSRDLAHAKQQVDVLWDRLGLL from the coding sequence ATGATTATGGGCTTAACCGGAGGCATTGCCTCCGGAAAAAGCACCGTATCCGCAATGTTTGTGGATAAGGGAGCACGGCTGGTGGATGCGGATGTCATTGCCAGAGAAGTAATGCTCCCCGGTCACCCGGTGCTGGCCGCTGCCGTTCAGCAGTTCGGAGAAGGCATCCTGCAGCCGGATGGCACACTGAACCGGGCCAGGCTTGGAGAGATCGTTTTTAATGATTCCGAAGCCCGGCAGAAGCTGAATGCTCTGACCCATCCGGCGATCCGCCGGGAAATCAAGAATCGTATGCATGCCTTGGAGCAGGAAGACCCGCAGCGTTTGATCCTTGTAGATATTCCGCTGCTGTATGAGTCTGAGCTGGACAATCTGTTTCAGAAGATCACAGTAGTCTATGTTCCCCGTGAGCTGCAGCTGGCCCGCTTGATGGAACGCAACCATCTGACGCCTGAGCAGGCTGAGGGCAGACTGCAGGCGCAGATGGATATTGAGCAGAAGCGCAGCAGGGCCAACTATGTCATTGACAACAGCCGTGATCTGGCTCATGCGAAGCAGCAGGTTGATGTGTTGTGGGACAGGCTGGGTCTGTTATGA
- a CDS encoding lytic transglycosylase domain-containing protein produces the protein MKWLRKKRVLLLLFIGFTAILFLSTNWMSWFYPIYYKNEIRTHSTTYEIDPFLVAAIIRVETNFKTGRESKKGAIGLMQLMPDTAKWALEKAKLPDVSLERLKVEPSANIELGTWYLSSLSRQFKGNRVAVIAAYNAGPGKVQRWLNEGDWDGTEAAVKNIPIGETRHYVQRVIYYYDQYTEIYNEF, from the coding sequence ATGAAATGGCTGCGTAAAAAACGGGTGCTGCTCCTGCTGTTTATAGGCTTTACAGCCATTTTATTTTTAAGTACAAACTGGATGTCCTGGTTTTATCCCATTTATTATAAGAATGAAATCCGCACGCACAGCACCACCTATGAGATAGACCCGTTCCTTGTAGCGGCGATCATCCGGGTGGAGACGAACTTCAAAACCGGCCGTGAGTCCAAAAAGGGAGCTATCGGCCTGATGCAGCTGATGCCGGATACCGCCAAGTGGGCGCTTGAAAAGGCCAAGCTGCCGGATGTATCTCTGGAGAGGCTAAAAGTAGAGCCTTCGGCCAATATTGAGCTGGGCACCTGGTATCTCTCCTCCCTCTCCCGGCAGTTCAAGGGCAACCGCGTAGCAGTTATAGCGGCTTACAATGCGGGCCCGGGCAAAGTACAGCGCTGGCTGAATGAAGGGGACTGGGACGGTACTGAGGCTGCAGTGAAGAATATCCCGATTGGCGAGACTCGTCACTATGTGCAGCGTGTAATTTATTATTACGACCAATATACGGAAATCTATAATGAGTTCTAG
- a CDS encoding alpha/beta-type small acid-soluble spore protein, producing the protein MSQNNSSNNLVAPNARGALEQLKYEVAQELGITLSPDGYQGNKTSYENGSIGGFITKRLVTLAEQSLAGQFK; encoded by the coding sequence ATGAGCCAAAACAACAGCTCCAATAACCTTGTAGCTCCAAATGCACGCGGAGCCTTGGAACAACTGAAATATGAAGTTGCCCAAGAACTCGGTATTACCCTCTCCCCAGACGGATACCAAGGCAATAAAACTTCTTACGAAAACGGTTCGATCGGTGGTTTCATCACCAAACGTCTTGTAACTCTGGCTGAACAATCACTGGCAGGTCAGTTCAAATAA